DNA from Kitasatospora acidiphila:
GATGGTGTCCAGCTGCACGGCGCCCAGGTGCCGCAGCACACCGCGGACCCCGGCCCGCCGGTCCGGCGCGCCGAGCAGGCCCTGGGCCCGCAGGGCGATCCGGCGGGCCTGGTCGGCGCTGAGGGTCACGGTCGGCGGCGGTGCGACAGCGGTCATGCCGGCCAGCGTAGGGGCCGGTACCGACAACGCGGGCCGGTCGCCGCCGCTCGCGCCGGGGTCAGGCGGGCTCGGGGTCGCTCGCCAGCCGGGCGTGCAGATGCAGATCGTGCCGGTTGCCGTAGCTGTCCGGCAGCGCCTGGCGCAGCACGCCCTCCAGCGGGTAGCCGGCCTTGCGGGCCACCGAGCAGGACGCCTCATGGCCCAGCGCATGGGCCAACTCGATCCGGTGCACGCCGAGTTCGCCGAACGCCCAGGTCGAGGCCAGGCGCAGCGCGGTGGTCGCGACGCCCCGGCCGCGGGCCGCCGGCATGGTCCAGTAGCCCACCCGGGCGCCGCCGGTCGCCTCCAGGTCGATCTCCCGGACTCCCAGGTGGCCGAGCAGCCGCCCGTTGGCCGGGTCGCGCAGCGCCCAGCAGGCCAGGGTGCCGTCCGCGACCCGGGCCCGGAGCCGGTCCAGCCAGTCCAGGACCGGCTGGTCGCCCTCATCGGCCAGCAGCGCCCGGGGGTTCCAGCGGGCCTGCTCGGGGTCGGACAGGCCGACCCGCAGGTCGGCCATGTCCCGGTCGTCGACCTGGGCGGGCCAGGGGCTCATCAGCAGCCCGGGGGCGTGCAGCGCGACGGTCGGCGGCAGCTGGTCGGCGGTCATGCCCGCTCCTGCTCGCCGGCCAGCAGCGAGGCCATCCACACGTCGTGGAACTCGCCGCGCTGCTCGCCGTAGGAGCGCAGGACGCCCTCCATGGTGAAGCCGGCCTTCAGTGCCAGCGCCCGGGAGGGCTCGTTGCCGACGTAGGCGGTCCACTCGATCCGGCGCAGGCCGCGCTCGGCGAAGCCCCAGCGGCAGACCGCGCGGACCGCCTCCAGGGTGAAGCCGCGGCCGCGCGAGGCGGCGGTGGCCCAGTAGCCGATCTCGGCGCGGCCCGGGCCGCGGTGCGACAGGCCCTGGGTGCCGACCAGGGTGCCGGTGGCCTTCTCGAACACGCACCACACCGGGTTCCGCGCGCCGGCCCAGCCGTCGACCGCGAGCTTGTGGACGTAGAACTCGGCGTCCTCGCGGCGGTAGGGCGAGGGGACCACGGTCCAGCGCTGGATCTCCGGGTCCTGGCAGGCCTCGAAGATCGCCGGCACGTCCTCGGGGAGGGGCGGGCGCAGCAGCAGCCGCTCGGTCTCCAGGGTGCCCGGGGGCGGCGTGGTGTCGTCGATGTCGTTCATGGCGGGAGTATCCCGGGGCGCCGCGCCTCGGGGACAGCGGTTTTCATGACCGGTTTGTGCCCTTTCTGGTGGCTATCGCGCGATCCGCCCCCAGGGGTGACACGGGAATGCCGTGCTGACGGACCTCCCGGGGGATTGGCCTCCTCGCATACGATGGCCCGTGCGGCGGGGTGAACCCGCCGGTGCAGTCGCCAGAGCCGATCCAGGCAAGGAGCCCGCTCACGTGTCCGTCTTCGACAAGATCCTGCGCGCCGGCGAAGGGAAGACCCTTCGCAAGCTGCAGCGGATTGCTGCCCAGGTCAACTCCATCGAAGAGGACTTCGTCAACCTCAGCGACGACGAGCTGCGGGCGCTGACCGCCGAGTACCAGCAGCGTCTGGCGGACGGCGAGTCCCTGGACGACATCCTTCCCGAGGCCTTCGCCACGGTCCGCGAGGCGGCCAAGCGCGTGCTGGGCCAGCGCCACTACGACGTGCAGATCATGGGTGGCGCCGCGCTGCACCTCGGCTACGTCGCCGAGATGCGCACCGGTGAGGGCAAGACCCTGGTCGGCACGCTGCCCGCCTACCTCAACGCGCTCACCGGCAAGGGCGTGCACCTGATCACCACCAACGACTACCTCGCCGAGCGCGACTCGGAGTGGATGGGCCGGGTGCACCGCTTCCTGGGCCTGGAGGTCGGCGTGATCCTGGCCAACATGCCGCCCGCCGAGCGCAAGCGCCAGTACGGGATGGACATCACGTACGGCACCAACAACGAGTTCGGCTTCGACTACCTGCGCGACAACATGGCGTGGTCGCAGGACGAACTTGTCCAGCGCGGCCACAACTTCGCGGTCGTCGACGAGGTCGACTCGATCCTCATCGACGAGGCCCGCACCCCGCTGATCATCTCCGGCCCGGCGGACCAGGCCACCAAGTGGTACACCGACTTCGCCAAGCTGGTGACCCGCCTCAAGCGCGACCGCGACTACGAGGTCGACGAGAAGAAGCGCACCGTCGGCGTGCTGGAGGAGGGTGTCACCCGGGTCGAGGACTACCTGGGCATCGACAACCTCTACGAGTCGGTCAACACCCCGCTGGTCGGGTTCCTGAACAACGCCATCAAGGCGAAGGAGCTCTACAAGCTGGACAAGGACTACGTCGTGATGAACGGCGAGGTCATGATCGTCGACGAGCACACCGGCCGCATCCTGGCCGGCCGCCGCTACAACGAGGGCATGCACCAGGCGATCGAGGCCAAGGAGGGGGTGGAGGTCCAGAACGAGAACCAGACGCTGGCCACCATCACCCTGCAGAACTTCTTCCGCCTCTACGACAAGCTGTCCGGCATGACCGGTACGGCCACCACCGAGGCCGCCGAGTTCCACCAGATCTACAAGCTCGGCGTGGTCCCGATCCCGACCAACAAGACCCCGAAGCGGATCGACCAGCCCGACCTGATCTACAAGTCGGAGCCGGCCAAGTTCGCCGCCGTGGTCGAGGACATCGCCGAGCGGCACGAGAAGGGCCAGCCGGTCCTGGTCGGCACCGTCTCGGTCGAGAAGTCCGAGTACCTCTCCCAGGAGCTGCGCAAGCGCGGCGTCCCGCACGAGGTGCTGAACGCCAAGCACCACGAGCGCGAGGCGCAGGTGGTCGCCCAGGCCGGCCGCAAGGGCGCCGTCACCGTCGCCACCAACATGGCCGGCCGCGGTACCGACATCATGCTCGGCGGCAACCCCGAGCACCTGGCCACCGCCGAGCTGGCCCAGCGCGGCCTGAACCCGGTGGACACCCCCGAGGAGTACCAGGAGGCCTTCCCGGCCGCCCTGGAGAAGGCCAAGGCCTCGGTCAAGACGGAGCAGGAGGAGGTCCAGGAGCTGGGCGGCCTCTACGTGCTGGGCACCGAGCGGCACGAGTCCCGCCGGATCGACAACCAGCTGCGCGGTCGCTCCGGCCGCCAGGGCGACCCGGGCGAGTCCCGCTTCTACCTGTCGCTCGGCGACGACCTGATGCGGCTGTTCAAGGCCGGCATGGTGGAGCGGGTGCTCTCGATGGCCAACGTGCCCGAGGACGTGCCGATCGAGTCCAAGATGGTCACCCGGGCGATCGCCTCCGCGCAGACCCAGGTCGAGCAGCAGAACTTCGAGATCCGCAAGAACGTCCTCAAGTACGACGAGGTGCTGAACCGCCAGCGCGAGGTCATCTACGGCGAGCGGCGCCGGGTGCTGGAGGGCGAGGACCTGCAGGAGCAGGTCGGCCACTTCATGGACGACACCGTCGAGGCGTACGTCCAGGCCGCCACCGGCGAGGGCTTCGAGGACGACTGGGACCTCGACAAGCTGTGGACCGCGCTCAAGCAGCTCTACCCGGTCACCCTGGACCTGGCCGAGCTGGAGGAGGAGGCCGGCGGTTCGGCCGCGCTCACCCCGGAGTTCCTCACCAAGGTGATCCAGGAGGACATCCAGGCCCAGTACGGCGCCCGCGAGGACCAGCTCGGCGAGCAGGTCATGCGCGAGCTGGAGCGCCGGGTGGTGCTCTCGGTGCTGGACCGCCGCTGGCGCGAGCACCTCTACGAGATGGACTACCTGCAGGAGGGCATCGGCCTGCGGGCGATGGCCCAGCGCGACCCGCTGGTCGAGTACCAGCGCGAGGGCTTCGACATGTTCGGCGCCATGATGGAGGGCATCAAGGAGGAGTCCGTCGGCTACCTGTTCAACCTGGAGGTCCAGGTTGAGCAGCAGGTCGAGGAGGTGCCGCTGCCGGTCGGCGCCGACGCCGAGGAGGCCGTCGCGGTCGAGGACGCCCGCCCCGAGATCAAGGCCAAGGGCCTGGAGGCGCCGGTTCGCCAGCGGCTGCACTACACCGCCCCGTCGGTGGACGGCGAGGACACCGTGGTGGAGGGCGACTTCGAGGAGGCCGCCTCGGTCAGCGAGGGCGACGGGCTGACCCGCGCCGAGCGCCGCAAGGCCGCGAAGGGCCGCCGCCGCAAGTGAGTTGAGGCATCCGTCAGGGCGCCGCTCGGGTTCTCCCGGGCGGCGCCCGAGCCATTTTCAGGAAGTCAGGGGGGCTCAGCGGGCCTGGACGGCGGCGCACTGCCAGTGCTCGGTGCGCCGGTGCCGCTCCAGCCGGAAGGCCACCACGTGGTGCCGGCGGCCGGCCGCCACCCGCACGCAGACCTCCAGCGCATCCGGCGCCGGGGCGAACTCGTGCACCGGGCCCAGGCCCAGCCGGGCCGCGCCGGCGGGCGGGCGCAGCGGGCCGCGGCGCACCAGGGCGGTGAGCTGGCGGTAGCCGTCATGGGTGGTGTGGCGGAGCAGCTGGCCGACCGGGCGGACCCCGGTGAGCACCTCGACCAGCCGCAGCGCGAACCGCCGGGCCAGCTCGCGCTGGTCGGCCGCCGGGCGGGCGCAGTCGGCCAGCGGGTGCCGGGGCGTGCGGGGCTCCGGGCGGTGCCGGGTCGGGCGGGGCGCGGCCGGGACGGGGTGACGGCGGCTCAGCGGATTGATCGTCACCATCGCGGCGGCGGTGGCGGTCTCGGTCATGGTCGGTACCCCCGGGCTCGGTGTGCGGGTCGGTCACCGGTGCTATCGGCCGGGGTGCGGCCGCACCGGAGGGCGGGTGGGTGCGGCCGACCGCTGTCCCCCGGACGGCGGCTTGACGTCGCACCGGCACTGGGCGGCAGGGGTGTCCGAGGCCGAGCCCGGCCGAACCGGCGGCCGTCGGTGATGCGCTCGAAGGGGGACACCCTGGGACGCTCACGGGTGATCGTCCGGGCCGTATTCTGTGGGTGTCCCGAGGAGCCACCAGGAAGCGAGCGTGCCCCCGATGCGTGTCTATGTGCCCACCACCCTGGCCGCACTGGCGCAGGCGCACAGCGGCGGCGAGCTGGACCAGTCCGCGGCCTACGCGGTCACCCCGGCGCTGCGCGAGTGGTACGTCAGCGACGACCTGGAGGAGCTGGAGTACGCCGCCCTGGTGCGGGCCGCCCAGTCCTCGCTGCGGCTGCTGGCCGCCGACCCCGGGGCGCCGCGCCGCCGGGTGGTGGTCGCGCTGGACGTGCCGGACAAGGCGGTGCGGCCGTTCCCCGGCGACGAGTACCAGGACCAGGCCTCGCTCGGCCGGGTCGAGCTGGCCGCCCCGGTCGAGCTGGCCAAGGCCGCCTCGGTGCACGCGGACGCCGACGAGGCCGAGGTGACCGCCGACGTGGCCACCGCCGCCGGGGCGATCACCGCCGCCGACGGGGGCGACGCGGACGCCCAGTTCACCGTGGACGGCGCCGAGGACCACGAGCTGCTCTGGTTCGCCACCCAGGAGATCCCCGCCCTGCTGAGCTGACCCCTTTTTCGGACAAGGTGCTCCCCCGCGCAAGCTGGATGTCGGTCTCGCCCGTTACCGTGCCCGGGTGCGAACTCATATCGTCTGGGACTGGAACGGCACCCTGCTGAACGACATGGCGGCCGTGGTGGGCGCCAGCAACGCGGCCTTCGCCACGGTCGGCGGCGCGCCGCTGAGCCTCACCGAGTACCGGCAGAAGTACGAGATCCCCATCCCGCGGTTCTACCAGCGGGTGCTGGGCTTCCAGCCGAGCGGCGCCCAGTGGGAGGAGCTGGACTCGGCCTTCCAGCGCAGCTACGCCGAGCTGAGCCGGGTGTCCGGGTTGACCGACGGCGTGCCCGAGCTGCTGGCCGGCTGGGCGGCCGAGGGCCACACCCAGTCGCTGCTGTCGATGTACGAGCACGAGCGGCTGGGCCCGGTCGTCGAGCGGTACGGCATCCAGAGCCACTTCCTGCGGGTGGACGGCCGCACCGGTCCCTCGCACGGGCAGAAGGCGGCCTCCATGGTCCGCCATCTGCAGGCGCTGGGCGAGGCCGTCGACCCGGCCCGCACGGTGGTGATCGGGGACGCGGCCGATGACGCGCTGGCGGCCCGGGAGGCCGGCGTGCACGCGGTGCTCTACACCGGTGGGTCGCACATCCGCGCCAATCTGGAGCCGGTCGGAGTGCCGGTGGTGGACAGCCTGGCGGAGGCCGTGGAGCTGGCCCGCGCGCTGGCCCGGTGAGCCCGTCGGCGCTCCGCAGATGAACCGACCATCCGACCCCGCCGTCGTCGCATCGCCACTGGTCAGCGAGAAGACGCGGCGAGGCGGGTGGGACCAATGTGGCCAATGTGTCCAGGTAAGGGCACTCTCCCTGCGGGATTGTGCCTCCCTGTCCCCTGACACCTTGGTTTCCTACGGTTAGGCTGGCTGGCGTCGTCGGGACCGATCCCAGAGGCCGAAAAGGCTTCTAATACCCGGGCGAGGTGTTCTTTAAGCGCGCCTTGAGTACCTCTCCACAATCGGTGCGGGAGGATTGGGCGGGCCCGGCGGTGTACACCCGACACCACCGAGTCACGCA
Protein-coding regions in this window:
- a CDS encoding GNAT family N-acetyltransferase; this translates as MTADQLPPTVALHAPGLLMSPWPAQVDDRDMADLRVGLSDPEQARWNPRALLADEGDQPVLDWLDRLRARVADGTLACWALRDPANGRLLGHLGVREIDLEATGGARVGYWTMPAARGRGVATTALRLASTWAFGELGVHRIELAHALGHEASCSVARKAGYPLEGVLRQALPDSYGNRHDLHLHARLASDPEPA
- a CDS encoding GNAT family N-acetyltransferase, which translates into the protein MNDIDDTTPPPGTLETERLLLRPPLPEDVPAIFEACQDPEIQRWTVVPSPYRREDAEFYVHKLAVDGWAGARNPVWCVFEKATGTLVGTQGLSHRGPGRAEIGYWATAASRGRGFTLEAVRAVCRWGFAERGLRRIEWTAYVGNEPSRALALKAGFTMEGVLRSYGEQRGEFHDVWMASLLAGEQERA
- the secA gene encoding preprotein translocase subunit SecA translates to MSVFDKILRAGEGKTLRKLQRIAAQVNSIEEDFVNLSDDELRALTAEYQQRLADGESLDDILPEAFATVREAAKRVLGQRHYDVQIMGGAALHLGYVAEMRTGEGKTLVGTLPAYLNALTGKGVHLITTNDYLAERDSEWMGRVHRFLGLEVGVILANMPPAERKRQYGMDITYGTNNEFGFDYLRDNMAWSQDELVQRGHNFAVVDEVDSILIDEARTPLIISGPADQATKWYTDFAKLVTRLKRDRDYEVDEKKRTVGVLEEGVTRVEDYLGIDNLYESVNTPLVGFLNNAIKAKELYKLDKDYVVMNGEVMIVDEHTGRILAGRRYNEGMHQAIEAKEGVEVQNENQTLATITLQNFFRLYDKLSGMTGTATTEAAEFHQIYKLGVVPIPTNKTPKRIDQPDLIYKSEPAKFAAVVEDIAERHEKGQPVLVGTVSVEKSEYLSQELRKRGVPHEVLNAKHHEREAQVVAQAGRKGAVTVATNMAGRGTDIMLGGNPEHLATAELAQRGLNPVDTPEEYQEAFPAALEKAKASVKTEQEEVQELGGLYVLGTERHESRRIDNQLRGRSGRQGDPGESRFYLSLGDDLMRLFKAGMVERVLSMANVPEDVPIESKMVTRAIASAQTQVEQQNFEIRKNVLKYDEVLNRQREVIYGERRRVLEGEDLQEQVGHFMDDTVEAYVQAATGEGFEDDWDLDKLWTALKQLYPVTLDLAELEEEAGGSAALTPEFLTKVIQEDIQAQYGAREDQLGEQVMRELERRVVLSVLDRRWREHLYEMDYLQEGIGLRAMAQRDPLVEYQREGFDMFGAMMEGIKEESVGYLFNLEVQVEQQVEEVPLPVGADAEEAVAVEDARPEIKAKGLEAPVRQRLHYTAPSVDGEDTVVEGDFEEAASVSEGDGLTRAERRKAAKGRRRK
- a CDS encoding Rv3235 family protein, which translates into the protein MTETATAAAMVTINPLSRRHPVPAAPRPTRHRPEPRTPRHPLADCARPAADQRELARRFALRLVEVLTGVRPVGQLLRHTTHDGYRQLTALVRRGPLRPPAGAARLGLGPVHEFAPAPDALEVCVRVAAGRRHHVVAFRLERHRRTEHWQCAAVQAR
- a CDS encoding DUF6912 family protein — encoded protein: MRVYVPTTLAALAQAHSGGELDQSAAYAVTPALREWYVSDDLEELEYAALVRAAQSSLRLLAADPGAPRRRVVVALDVPDKAVRPFPGDEYQDQASLGRVELAAPVELAKAASVHADADEAEVTADVATAAGAITAADGGDADAQFTVDGAEDHELLWFATQEIPALLS
- a CDS encoding HAD family hydrolase encodes the protein MRTHIVWDWNGTLLNDMAAVVGASNAAFATVGGAPLSLTEYRQKYEIPIPRFYQRVLGFQPSGAQWEELDSAFQRSYAELSRVSGLTDGVPELLAGWAAEGHTQSLLSMYEHERLGPVVERYGIQSHFLRVDGRTGPSHGQKAASMVRHLQALGEAVDPARTVVIGDAADDALAAREAGVHAVLYTGGSHIRANLEPVGVPVVDSLAEAVELARALAR